One part of the Streptococcus sp. oral taxon 431 genome encodes these proteins:
- the aroA gene encoding 3-phosphoshikimate 1-carboxyvinyltransferase, with amino-acid sequence MKLKTNVNHLNGSIRVPGDKSISHRSIIFGSLAEGETKVYDILRGEDVLSTMQVFRNLGVEIEDKDGVVTIQGVGMDGLKAPQKALDMGNSGTSIRLISGVLAGADFEVEMFGDDSLSKRPMDRVTLPLKEMGVTILGQTERDLPPLHLKGTKNLKPIHYELPIASAQVKSALIFAALQAQGQSVIVEKECTRNHTEDMLQQFGGDLSVDGKKITIQGPQKLIGQKVVVPGDISSAAFWLVAGLIVPNSRVVLKNVGINETRTGIIDVIRAMGGKLELTDVDPIAKSATLTVETSELNGIEIGGALIPRLIDELPIIALLATQAQGQTVIKDAEELKVKETDRIQVVADALNSMGATITPTADGMIIKGKSALHGARVNTFGDHRIGMMTAIAALLVADGEVELDRAEAINTSYPSFFDDLEILIHG; translated from the coding sequence ATGAAGTTAAAAACAAACGTTAACCATTTGAATGGTAGCATTCGCGTACCAGGTGACAAGTCCATCAGTCATCGCTCGATTATTTTTGGAAGCTTGGCTGAGGGTGAAACGAAGGTTTATGATATCTTGCGTGGTGAAGATGTTCTTTCAACCATGCAAGTATTTCGGAACCTCGGCGTAGAGATTGAGGACAAGGACGGTGTCGTTACCATACAAGGTGTTGGGATGGATGGATTGAAAGCACCTCAGAAAGCCCTGGATATGGGGAATTCTGGGACCTCTATTCGTTTAATTTCAGGCGTACTTGCTGGTGCAGACTTTGAAGTAGAGATGTTTGGAGATGATAGTCTTTCTAAACGCCCCATGGATCGTGTGACTCTCCCTTTGAAAGAAATGGGTGTTACTATTTTAGGTCAAACAGAGCGAGACTTGCCACCGTTACACTTAAAAGGAACGAAAAATTTAAAACCTATTCATTATGAATTGCCGATTGCCTCTGCTCAAGTCAAGTCTGCCTTGATTTTTGCAGCATTGCAGGCTCAAGGTCAGTCAGTCATTGTCGAGAAGGAGTGCACTCGTAACCATACAGAAGATATGCTCCAACAATTCGGAGGTGATTTGAGTGTCGATGGTAAGAAAATCACTATCCAGGGGCCACAGAAACTAATTGGACAAAAGGTTGTCGTGCCAGGAGATATTTCTAGTGCAGCATTTTGGTTGGTAGCAGGTTTGATTGTGCCAAATTCTCGAGTGGTACTTAAGAATGTCGGTATTAATGAAACACGTACAGGTATTATCGATGTTATCCGAGCTATGGGTGGGAAATTAGAACTTACTGATGTTGACCCAATTGCCAAATCTGCAACCTTGACTGTCGAGACTTCAGAACTAAACGGGATAGAAATTGGTGGAGCCTTGATTCCACGTTTAATTGATGAATTGCCGATTATCGCGCTCCTTGCTACCCAAGCTCAAGGTCAAACAGTCATCAAAGATGCAGAAGAGCTTAAGGTTAAAGAAACGGATCGCATTCAAGTTGTCGCAGATGCTTTAAATAGCATGGGAGCAACTATTACTCCTACAGCAGACGGAATGATTATTAAAGGGAAATCTGCCCTCCATGGAGCCAGAGTAAATACCTTTGGTGACCACCGTATCGGCATGATGACAGCCATTGCAGCTCTTTTAGTTGCGGATGGAGAAGTTGAATTAGATCGTGCCGAAGCTATTAATACTAGCTACCCAAGCTTCTTTGATGATTTGGAGATATTGATTCATGGCTAA
- a CDS encoding shikimate kinase, producing the protein MAKVLLGFMGSGKTTIARKLDPDFVDMDALLEDRLGMPIARFFEEKGEAAFRQLEEEVLADLLKTDKVISTGGGIVISPRNRALLKQNPDNIYLKADFETLYQRISADKDNQRPLFLKNSKEGLAAIFKERQAWYEEVASQIVDVSSLNPDEIIEELR; encoded by the coding sequence ATGGCTAAGGTTTTACTAGGTTTTATGGGTTCAGGAAAAACGACTATTGCTAGAAAGCTGGATCCTGACTTTGTAGACATGGATGCCTTGCTGGAAGACCGACTGGGGATGCCGATTGCTCGTTTCTTTGAAGAAAAAGGAGAAGCAGCCTTCCGTCAGCTAGAAGAAGAGGTCCTAGCCGATTTGCTGAAGACAGATAAAGTTATTTCCACAGGAGGAGGAATAGTCATTTCTCCACGTAATCGTGCCTTGCTCAAGCAAAATCCAGACAACATTTACCTTAAAGCAGATTTCGAGACTCTTTACCAGCGAATTTCAGCCGATAAGGACAATCAACGCCCGCTATTTTTAAAGAATAGCAAGGAAGGTTTAGCTGCGATTTTTAAAGAAAGACAGGCCTGGTATGAGGAAGTGGCTAGTCAGATTGTAGATGTATCAAGTTTAAACCCAGATGAAATTATAGAGGAACTGAGATGA
- the pheA gene encoding prephenate dehydratase, protein MKIAYLGPKGSFSHHVVQTAFPHEELEPFSNITDVIKAYEQGLVDYSVVPVENSIEGSVHETLDYLFHQALIQAVAEIVQPIHQQLMAVSGQVKIEKIFSHPQALAQGKKYIDEHYPDAQLEVTASTAYAARFVAEHPNQPFAAIAPRSSAEEYGLELIAEDIQEMEANFTRFWVLGAELPQIPLQDATEKMSLAVTLPDNLPGALYKALSTFAWRGIDLTKIESRPLKTALGEYFFIIDVDYRDKELVRFAQEELETIGIQYKVLGAYPIYTIQDKGKENL, encoded by the coding sequence ATGAAAATTGCCTATCTAGGTCCCAAAGGATCTTTTTCGCACCATGTTGTGCAAACGGCTTTTCCTCATGAGGAACTAGAGCCTTTTTCAAATATTACAGACGTTATCAAGGCTTACGAACAGGGCTTAGTAGACTATTCAGTAGTGCCAGTTGAAAATTCTATAGAAGGTAGTGTTCATGAGACCTTGGATTATCTCTTCCACCAGGCTCTAATTCAAGCTGTGGCGGAGATTGTACAGCCAATTCATCAACAGTTGATGGCGGTGTCAGGGCAAGTTAAAATTGAGAAAATCTTTTCTCATCCGCAGGCCTTGGCTCAAGGAAAGAAATATATCGATGAGCATTATCCAGATGCTCAACTAGAAGTCACTGCCAGTACAGCCTACGCAGCACGATTTGTTGCAGAGCACCCTAATCAACCCTTTGCAGCAATAGCACCAAGAAGCTCTGCTGAAGAATATGGTCTAGAATTGATTGCGGAAGATATCCAAGAAATGGAAGCCAATTTCACTCGTTTTTGGGTGTTGGGGGCAGAGTTGCCACAGATTCCTTTACAGGATGCAACTGAAAAAATGAGCCTAGCAGTTACCTTGCCAGACAATTTACCAGGTGCTCTTTACAAGGCACTCTCGACCTTTGCTTGGCGAGGAATCGATTTGACCAAGATTGAGAGCCGCCCCCTTAAAACTGCACTTGGAGAATACTTCTTTATCATCGATGTTGACTATAGAGATAAAGAATTGGTCCGTTTTGCTCAAGAAGAATTAGAAACAATTGGGATCCAGTATAAAGTACTGGGAGCTTACCCTATCTATACCATACAAGATAAAGGGAAGGAGAACCTATGA
- a CDS encoding LCP family protein, with amino-acid sequence MTRENPLTHHEKLRYDYLLKNIHYLNDKEKREFAFLQAKIEGQKDSADVFNPEAKEQLLSDYGIDLPTYANRSRSSRRSSGDQLETKIPKAKKQKKKRGFRFKRLFAWLGMILLCVAVGMIVMFLKGFQSANSNNPKDAKAAQVEVFNGQNTRDGVNILILGTDGRIGQDSSETRTDSVMVLNVSGKDKKIKLVSFMRDNLVYIDGYSQVIDGQKQADHKLNLAYELGEQEGKQGAEMVRKVLKDNFDLDIKYYALVDFQAFATAIDTLFPDGVTIDAQFSTLNGVPVTEATVGDDLHATATESPTQTIRVGKQQMNGSTLLNYARFRDDDEGDYGRTRRQQQVMTAVLQQIKDPTKLFTGSEALGKVFAMTSTNLPYTFLLTNGLSVLEGAQNGIEKLTVPELGDWVDDYDVYGGQSLRVDQAAYQTKLAQMGLR; translated from the coding sequence ATGACTAGAGAGAATCCTCTAACACATCATGAAAAACTGCGCTATGACTATCTTTTGAAAAATATTCATTATTTGAATGATAAGGAAAAAAGAGAATTTGCCTTTTTACAAGCCAAGATAGAAGGTCAAAAAGATTCAGCAGATGTTTTCAATCCAGAAGCCAAAGAACAACTTCTTTCAGACTATGGTATCGACCTGCCAACCTATGCTAATCGTAGTCGTTCTAGTCGCCGTAGTAGTGGAGATCAACTGGAAACGAAGATTCCAAAAGCTAAGAAGCAAAAGAAAAAAAGAGGTTTTCGTTTTAAACGCTTATTTGCTTGGTTAGGGATGATATTGCTTTGTGTAGCAGTAGGAATGATCGTCATGTTCTTAAAAGGCTTCCAATCTGCTAACTCTAATAATCCTAAGGATGCTAAAGCGGCTCAAGTTGAAGTTTTTAACGGTCAAAACACTCGTGATGGAGTAAATATTCTGATTTTGGGAACAGATGGACGGATTGGACAAGATAGTTCTGAAACGCGGACAGACTCAGTCATGGTTCTAAACGTAAGTGGTAAGGATAAAAAAATCAAGCTCGTTAGCTTTATGCGTGACAATTTAGTTTACATTGATGGTTATAGTCAGGTTATCGATGGTCAGAAACAAGCTGATCACAAATTAAATTTGGCCTACGAATTAGGAGAACAAGAAGGAAAACAAGGAGCCGAAATGGTTCGCAAGGTCCTCAAGGATAATTTTGATCTGGATATCAAATATTATGCGCTCGTTGATTTCCAAGCCTTTGCAACTGCAATAGATACCCTTTTTCCTGATGGTGTAACCATCGATGCCCAATTTTCAACCTTAAATGGAGTTCCAGTCACAGAAGCGACAGTGGGTGATGACTTGCACGCAACGGCAACTGAGTCACCGACTCAAACCATTCGAGTTGGTAAACAACAAATGAATGGTTCAACTCTTCTTAACTATGCTCGTTTCCGTGACGATGATGAAGGTGATTACGGACGAACTCGTCGTCAACAACAGGTTATGACCGCAGTTCTACAACAAATCAAGGACCCGACAAAATTGTTCACTGGTTCAGAAGCTCTAGGGAAAGTTTTTGCGATGACCTCAACAAACCTACCTTATACCTTCTTATTGACCAATGGCCTATCTGTTCTTGAAGGAGCTCAAAATGGGATTGAAAAACTGACAGTCCCAGAACTTGGTGATTGGGTGGATGACTATGACGTCTATGGAGGCCAATCCCTTCGAGTGGATCAAGCTGCCTACCAGACCAAACTCGCCCAAATGGGCTTGAGATAA
- a CDS encoding LicD family protein, which yields MSDLKAIQTRSLEMAEYFVAFCKKHDLLCYLCGGGAIGALRNKGFIPWDDDLDFFMPRKDYEKLAELWPQLADERYFLSKSHKDYVDRNLFITIRDKETTCIKPYQQDLDLPHGLALDVLPLDYYPKNPTERKKQVRWALIYSLFCAQTIPEKHGALMKWGSTILLGLTPKSLRYRIWKKAEKEMTKYGPAESDGITELCSGPGYMKKKYPIQAFEDNIFLPFEGTEMPIPVGYDAYLSTAFGDYMTPPPADKQVPHHDALIADMDKSYREYKGEYGA from the coding sequence ATGAGTGATTTAAAGGCAATTCAAACTCGTAGCCTAGAAATGGCTGAGTATTTTGTTGCATTTTGTAAAAAACATGACTTGCTCTGTTATCTATGTGGTGGTGGAGCCATTGGAGCCTTACGAAACAAGGGTTTCATTCCTTGGGATGATGATTTAGATTTCTTTATGCCTCGTAAGGACTATGAAAAATTAGCAGAGCTTTGGCCTCAATTGGCGGATGAGCGTTATTTCTTGTCAAAGAGTCACAAAGACTATGTAGATCGCAACCTTTTCATCACAATCCGTGATAAGGAAACGACTTGTATCAAGCCTTATCAACAAGATTTGGATCTTCCCCACGGCTTGGCTTTGGATGTTCTTCCCTTGGACTATTATCCCAAAAATCCAACTGAGCGAAAAAAACAAGTCCGCTGGGCTCTCATTTATTCCCTATTTTGTGCACAAACCATCCCAGAAAAGCATGGAGCTCTCATGAAGTGGGGTAGTACCATTTTACTAGGGTTGACTCCTAAATCGCTTCGCTATCGTATCTGGAAAAAGGCTGAAAAAGAAATGACCAAGTATGGACCAGCCGAAAGTGATGGCATTACAGAATTATGTTCAGGGCCAGGATACATGAAGAAAAAGTATCCAATTCAGGCCTTTGAAGACAACATCTTCCTACCTTTCGAAGGAACAGAAATGCCTATTCCGGTTGGTTATGATGCTTATCTTAGCACAGCTTTTGGTGACTATATGACACCGCCTCCAGCTGATAAGCAAGTCCCTCACCATGATGCCCTTATAGCAGATATGGATAAGAGTTATAGAGAATATAAGGGAGAATATGGAGCATGA
- a CDS encoding glycosyltransferase family 2 protein: MMEEKISIIVPVYNVEAYLERCVESILKQTYTNFELLLVNDGSTDKSGELCDQLALIDRRIRVIHKENGGLSDARNRGIDEASSDLIGFIDSDDYIDEDMYETLYRHLREANADLSMCGHYDVYHQIPEKQVSEIKTWELSSEEAIKMVMEAKILSVTAVNKLYKKELFNHLRFEVGKIAEDAFIMIRLLDQCQKVVATNEKKYYYVHRENSITTQKFSLKFLNVIEAYEQNTNIIREHYPAIADVATMRLNWAYFYVLDRLLIDSDFKDKQLEDKLIHYLKQNRVNILRDARFTNARKISFLALLFSRKLYTQILLGQHNR, translated from the coding sequence ATGATGGAAGAAAAAATTAGTATCATTGTTCCTGTCTATAATGTAGAAGCTTATTTGGAACGCTGTGTAGAATCGATTTTAAAGCAGACTTATACCAATTTTGAATTGCTGCTTGTCAATGACGGTTCGACTGATAAGAGTGGTGAACTATGTGATCAACTTGCGCTGATAGATCGACGAATTCGGGTTATTCATAAGGAAAATGGTGGTTTGTCTGATGCTCGAAATAGAGGAATTGATGAAGCAAGTTCAGATTTAATTGGCTTTATTGATAGCGATGATTATATTGACGAAGATATGTACGAGACTCTCTACCGTCATTTAAGAGAGGCAAATGCAGATCTCTCTATGTGTGGACATTATGATGTTTATCATCAAATACCTGAAAAACAAGTCTCAGAGATTAAAACTTGGGAACTTTCTTCAGAAGAAGCCATAAAAATGGTCATGGAAGCAAAGATTTTGTCTGTGACTGCTGTTAATAAATTATATAAAAAAGAACTCTTTAATCATCTTAGATTTGAAGTTGGAAAAATTGCTGAAGATGCTTTTATTATGATTCGTTTATTGGATCAGTGCCAGAAGGTTGTTGCAACCAATGAGAAAAAGTATTATTATGTCCATCGTGAAAACAGTATTACTACACAAAAATTCTCATTAAAATTTTTAAATGTGATTGAGGCTTATGAGCAAAATACGAATATAATAAGAGAGCACTATCCCGCAATCGCTGATGTTGCAACGATGCGTTTAAATTGGGCTTATTTCTATGTATTGGATAGATTGTTGATTGATTCTGATTTTAAAGATAAACAACTGGAAGATAAATTGATACACTATCTAAAACAGAATAGAGTGAATATTTTAAGAGATGCTAGATTTACCAATGCTAGAAAAATAAGTTTCCTAGCTCTACTATTCAGCAGAAAGCTCTACACACAGATTTTACTTGGTCAACATAACCGTTAG
- a CDS encoding LicD family protein produces MISIIEKNYFKINLVFLSVISFYCMAGLIVPLQFISANKFVTLGMTLMGVLLGLYNFFVKKAYLFVRKIEYLILFFAMNIITSLLVIKYGFSTNIKNLVVFFIYFFAIYPIFQSFSKEKSRLLFNLFFSVITVANTVGVFISLVQFLMLIGYRVFDYKGLLIRQGFVESRLFGILASPNYLSIISLIIIIYLGMRLTFFSKLVKTLAISSILLNFAYIVLSGSRTTYICLVVAAFLYSLVKFEFRNKLKSFVAVLLTVGLVFLSYNGVKYSSDLYLKAHSAEIQLNKEKGESNNLTLERTDTSEENISNNRFAIWQSTASFIPKRPLFGYSAGNWYELGKTYDASAYIIKEHYLTHNGYLELLFYNGILGFLPFAAFMISFIWASIKKFLKDKKDKITDDELVSGLLMTVVILISNLFLSSTLYGISLLGCILFIISGYYFSVISKKRDGYRQLNEEEIKEIELGVMDYIHNLCEKENINYSLAYGTLLGAVRHKGYIPWDDDIDISLKRDEYDKLYQAVLRDNDPIYKVASWENDARYPYPFYRVYDARTVYENNYIENDIDLGICVDVFPFDYYADVNKEMVKLDTYRRLSVYTLYGIHSKNAGLKNIIRYLLVLVFRLTRVKTWNKKMNLLSMQANDNDSIDYLMENKRTSTKFEKTLLDKVMDSPFEDRTYKIPEASHQILSAIYGDDFMEIPPVEKRVKHDNFIAYIKEV; encoded by the coding sequence ATGATTTCTATTATTGAGAAAAACTATTTTAAAATTAATCTGGTATTTTTATCAGTCATATCTTTTTATTGTATGGCGGGACTCATTGTCCCCCTTCAATTCATCTCTGCAAATAAATTTGTTACCTTAGGTATGACTCTGATGGGAGTTTTACTAGGTTTGTATAATTTCTTTGTAAAAAAAGCTTATTTATTTGTGAGAAAAATTGAGTATCTAATCCTCTTTTTTGCCATGAATATAATCACAAGTTTACTGGTGATTAAGTATGGCTTTTCAACGAATATCAAGAACTTAGTAGTATTCTTTATCTATTTCTTTGCTATTTATCCAATTTTTCAAAGCTTTAGTAAAGAAAAATCTCGACTTTTGTTTAACTTATTCTTCTCAGTGATTACTGTAGCTAATACTGTGGGAGTTTTCATTTCTCTTGTTCAATTCTTAATGTTGATTGGTTACAGAGTTTTCGACTATAAAGGCTTGTTAATTCGTCAAGGATTTGTTGAATCCCGTTTATTTGGTATTTTAGCAAGTCCTAACTATTTATCGATTATCTCCTTAATTATTATTATTTACTTAGGGATGAGACTAACTTTCTTCAGTAAACTAGTTAAAACCTTAGCTATTTCATCCATTCTTCTTAATTTCGCCTATATCGTTTTATCTGGTTCAAGAACGACCTACATCTGTTTGGTTGTGGCCGCTTTTCTATATTCTTTGGTGAAATTTGAATTCCGTAACAAGCTAAAATCTTTTGTCGCTGTATTGTTAACAGTTGGACTAGTATTTTTATCTTATAATGGTGTCAAGTACAGTAGTGATCTGTATTTGAAAGCTCACTCTGCAGAAATTCAGCTCAATAAAGAAAAAGGTGAAAGCAATAATTTGACTTTAGAGCGAACTGATACCAGCGAAGAAAATATTTCCAATAACCGCTTTGCAATTTGGCAATCGACAGCCTCGTTTATTCCAAAGAGACCTCTATTTGGTTACTCAGCAGGTAACTGGTATGAGTTAGGGAAAACTTATGATGCAAGTGCATATATCATTAAAGAGCATTACTTGACTCATAATGGATATTTAGAACTACTTTTCTATAATGGGATACTTGGTTTCCTACCTTTCGCTGCCTTTATGATTTCATTCATCTGGGCAAGCATCAAAAAATTCCTAAAAGATAAAAAGGATAAGATAACAGATGATGAGCTTGTTTCTGGTCTACTTATGACGGTTGTTATCTTAATTTCTAATTTGTTTTTGAGTTCAACTCTCTATGGTATTTCATTGTTAGGATGTATTCTGTTTATAATCTCAGGCTATTATTTCTCAGTTATTTCTAAAAAGAGAGATGGATATAGACAGCTAAATGAAGAAGAGATTAAAGAAATAGAATTAGGAGTTATGGATTATATCCATAATCTCTGTGAAAAAGAGAATATTAATTATTCTTTGGCTTACGGAACCCTACTAGGAGCCGTTCGCCATAAGGGCTACATCCCTTGGGATGATGATATTGATATCTCATTGAAACGTGATGAGTATGACAAGCTATATCAAGCAGTTCTAAGGGACAATGACCCTATCTACAAAGTAGCATCTTGGGAAAATGATGCTCGTTATCCTTATCCATTTTATCGAGTATATGATGCACGTACAGTTTATGAGAATAACTATATTGAAAATGATATCGATTTAGGAATTTGTGTGGATGTATTCCCATTTGATTATTACGCTGATGTCAATAAAGAGATGGTTAAACTAGATACCTATCGCAGACTTTCTGTATATACTCTCTATGGTATTCATAGTAAAAATGCTGGATTGAAGAATATTATCAGATATCTATTGGTTCTTGTTTTCCGTTTAACAAGAGTTAAAACTTGGAATAAAAAAATGAACCTTCTCTCAATGCAGGCTAATGATAATGATTCTATTGATTATTTGATGGAAAATAAGAGAACTTCTACAAAATTTGAGAAGACGCTGCTTGATAAAGTAATGGATAGTCCATTCGAAGATAGAACATACAAAATCCCTGAGGCTTCCCATCAAATCTTATCAGCTATCTACGGTGATGATTTTATGGAAATTCCACCAGTTGAAAAACGAGTGAAACATGATAATTTTATCGCTTATATAAAAGAGGTGTAA
- a CDS encoding LicD family protein, with translation MLQWLKRSLASLLGDKKDLIKNLPIIKSLNDKANVELDSKRSELLKDNFEEILQTIYSSPLKDYDIWLDFGTLLGYYRENDFISHDLDMDFGIIIPDYQRFVADEQYLLDRGFSRTKEFYYNEQLVELSYSFKGLNIDLIVYDKKGKTISSDTIFFMINALGVPTRHEVYHYELPFSQLQVANFKGVDVKIPENTRDYISHLYGADFETPNTNYNWKENPIYKQGDAKLARVVLRK, from the coding sequence GTGTTACAATGGTTAAAAAGAAGCTTGGCAAGTCTTTTAGGGGACAAGAAAGACCTCATCAAAAACTTACCAATCATTAAGAGTCTCAATGACAAAGCGAACGTTGAATTGGACTCCAAAAGAAGTGAGTTGTTAAAAGACAACTTTGAAGAAATTCTTCAAACTATTTATAGTTCTCCTTTAAAAGATTATGATATCTGGTTGGATTTCGGGACCCTATTAGGCTACTATCGAGAAAATGATTTTATTAGCCATGACTTGGATATGGATTTTGGCATCATTATCCCAGATTATCAACGCTTTGTAGCGGATGAACAATATCTCTTGGATAGAGGTTTTTCAAGAACCAAAGAATTTTACTATAATGAGCAATTGGTAGAACTTTCTTATAGCTTTAAAGGTTTGAATATCGATCTTATTGTTTATGATAAAAAAGGGAAAACAATCTCCTCCGATACGATTTTCTTTATGATTAATGCTTTGGGAGTACCAACTCGTCATGAGGTCTATCATTACGAATTACCATTCAGTCAATTACAAGTCGCAAACTTTAAGGGCGTAGATGTGAAAATTCCAGAGAATACAAGAGACTATATCAGTCATTTGTATGGAGCTGATTTTGAAACTCCGAATACCAACTATAACTGGAAAGAAAATCCAATCTATAAACAAGGTGATGCAAAATTAGCCCGAGTTGTGTTAAGGAAATAA